In the Lysobacterales bacterium genome, CCACGGCATCGCCCCGGATCATCGGGAAGAAGGCGATCGCGAACGCGAGCAGGGCGGGAATCTCGACATGCAGCAGCGACGTCGTCAACGCGATCGGACGACCCAGCGCGATCAGGCCGATGACCAGCAGCAGGTTGACCACGCTCGACGCCACCGCCGAGCCGACCACGACATTGCCATGTCCGCGTGCCGCGGCGACGACCGACGTGGCCAGTTCCGGCAAGGCTGCGCCGAGCGCCAGCACGCTCAGTCCGACCCAGAGTTCATTCATGCGGAAATGTGCGGCGATGTCGACCGCCGCGCCGACGCCGCGCCAGGCGCCGTAGCCGAGCAAGCCGAGTCCGATCACGATGCGCACGAGATTGCGCACGGCTTCGGTCTGGGTGTTCGCGGCGTAAGCCAGTTCCTTGCGCACCGCCTCCGGTTCCTGCACCGAGGCGCGCTTGACCAGCCAGCCGAACGCCGCAGCGGTGAGCAGCAACAGGCTGCCGTCGACCTGGCCCAGGGTGCCGTCCTGACCCATCAGCAGCAGGGCCGCAGTTGCGGCGATCAGGACCGGCAAGGCCACGCCCAACAGGCGAAAGCCGGTCGCGAGCGGCTTGACCAGGGCCGACACCCCGATGATCAGGCCGAGATTCGCGATGCAACTGCCGATCACGGTGCCCACCGCGAGCGCGTCGTGACCGCGCACGATGGCGGCCGTCGCAATCGCCAGTTCCGGCACCGAAGCACCCACCGCGACCACCGCCAACCCGGCGGAAAATCCGCCGACACCGCGACCTTGGGCCAGCCCGGACGCGCCTTTGATAAAGGCGTCGGCGCCGAACATCACCAGCACCAGGCCGAGCACCAGCAAACCGTATGTTTCGAGCATCGTCTCGACCGCAGAACGACAAGGCCGTGCAGGATAGCCGCGGCAGCACGCTCGCGGCAAAAACACGGGGCCGGTTGCCCGGCCCCGTGCGTCACGTCCCTGTCGACGCCCCGATCATTCGAGGGTGCCGTCCATCGTCCAGCCGCGCGCCCAGTCCGTCATCGGTCCGGCAAAGGCACCCTTGAAGCTGGTGCGATCGAAGAAGCTGTCATTCGGCACGGCGACGCCGGTGCCGAGCAGGATCGACGATGCCGACGGGAACCGGCCGCTCAGACCAAGTGCAGCGGCGCTGCCGTCGCTGTTCGCCGCCTGGCCGCGATACCAGGCGCTGACCAGGAAAGGTTCGCTGCCCGAATCTTCGAAGTTGCTCGTGCAACCCAGTGCGGCACCGCTCATCGTCAACACGCCGGTCGCGGTCGGAGTGGGCGCCGTGCCGCTGGCCGTGAAGGTCGCGTTGTCGTTGAAGTTCAGGCATTCCTGGCCGAAACCGGTGGCGACGATGTTGTAGAAATTGCCGCCGGAGCCGCGACGGATACGCACACCCTCGTTGCCGGATGCGACGCCGATCAGGGTCACGTTCGCGACTTTCGGTTGCGTGCGCGGCAGCAAGTCGAACGCATTCGGCTTGTTGTCGGACTCGACGCCGTTCGAATCGCTGGACGCGGTCGCAGTCTGCTTGCAGTAGGCGTACTGGATCTTGCCGGTATAGCCCTCGGCGAAATCGAGGCAATCGTCCTCGACGGCGGTGCCGACGACATGGGTCAAATTCACCGCGCCGCCGAACATCTCGAAGCCATCGTCCTTGCCGGCGTGCACGTGAACATGGTCGATGACCGTGCCACGACCGACCGCGAGCAGGGTCAGCGCATTCAGTTCCTCGTTCTCGCGGATGACCTGACCGGCGTAGCGGATTTGCACGTAGCGCAGCGCACCCGAGGAATCATTGTCGTCATTGCCGCCGAACGTGATGTTCGAATCGGCCTCGAACGCGCAGGGCGTGGCACCGGTGCAGCTGTTGTTGACGGCGTTGCCGGCGAGCACGAGCCCGGCCCAGGAACCCGGCACGTCGGTCGGTCCGGTGAAGATGATCGGCGCCGTGGCCGTGCCTTCGGCGTAGAGCTTCGAACCCGGCTGCACCACGAGATAGTCGATACCCTGGCCAATGCCCTGGATCGTCGTGCCCGGTTCGATCGTCAGCGTGCCCGGGTTGGCGTTGCGACCGCCACCCACGGCGGTCTT is a window encoding:
- a CDS encoding sodium:calcium antiporter, with product MLETYGLLVLGLVLVMFGADAFIKGASGLAQGRGVGGFSAGLAVVAVGASVPELAIATAAIVRGHDALAVGTVIGSCIANLGLIIGVSALVKPLATGFRLLGVALPVLIAATAALLLMGQDGTLGQVDGSLLLLTAAAFGWLVKRASVQEPEAVRKELAYAANTQTEAVRNLVRIVIGLGLLGYGAWRGVGAAVDIAAHFRMNELWVGLSVLALGAALPELATSVVAAARGHGNVVVGSAVASSVVNLLLVIGLIALGRPIALTTSLLHVEIPALLAFAIAFFPMIRGDAVVSRREGLVLVLAYIGWMLWLLLPRF